The DNA sequence GGATGTGCGGTTTGTCGGTGCCGGCGTATTTTCTGGTGAGCGAATCAGAGAGGTACGGATCCAGCAACAAGTGGCTGCCTTGCCATTGCACGAGAAAGCCGCTTTGCCCGATCCACCAGAGGTGGAAATGCTCGAAATCGGAACGCCCACGCTGAACGTCGGCAAGGAAGGCGTCGTCCTGGAGCAAAGGCTTGATCCTGTTCATCCACCCGTTTAACCGATTTGACGATTTGACGATTTAACTTTGTAACGCTGCAACGCGGTAACGATTCGGCTGCGGCTGTGCCAGGCTGTGCCGCGCCGCGGTTATGAGGTTCAGGCGGCAGCGTCTGTATTTCTACGGCCGCATTCCCAAGTCGCGTCTAACTCGCTGCACGCCCGCCACCAGATTTTTCAGTTTCTGTTTCGCCGCCCAGCGTGCCGTTTGGCTGAGGCCGCAATCGGGCGCAAACGAGAGCCGTTCTGCCGGCGCGTGCTGGAGGCAAGCTCGCACGCGGGAAGCGACGTCTTCCGCCGTCTCCACGTAGTAACTTTTCACGTCGATAATTCCAACCGCCGCGTCCATGCGTTGGGCAATTTGGCCGATGAGTTCCAGTTCAGCAAATTCCCGGCTCGCCATCTCCAGGTGAATTTCGTCCACATGAAGATCCAGAAAAGCGGGAAACATGGGAGCGTAACGGCGCGGCCCGACGGCGCGCCCTTTGTAGTTGCCGAAGCAAAGATGCGTGGACAGCCGGCACTTCCCGACCACCGGCTCGACCGTTCGGTTGAAGATATCGACGAACCGTTTCGGATCTTCGCGGTAAGCGTAGCAGCTCATCGACGGCTCATCGACGGTGATTTCCCGACAACCCGCTTCGATCAGAGCTTCGAGTTCGTTGCGCACAACTAACAATAACGCCTCGGTCAAAGCGTAGCGATCCGGATAACGAGAGTTGGGGATG is a window from the Verrucomicrobiota bacterium genome containing:
- a CDS encoding cobalamin-independent methionine synthase II family protein — encoded protein: MKELPLRTTVIGSYPFPGWLEFACQNLDKFGDTDREEIIEDAVIAAVHDQLEAGLDVITDGEQTRLDFNLSFYGFLEGIALETASPRRFGPPAHDQRGKHHVIGKPDARHGLGTVRDFQRLQRLAQLPTANRQPPVTLKASVPGPYTLSGRLIPNSRYPDRYALTEALLLVVRNELEALIEAGCREITVDEPSMSCYAYREDPKRFVDIFNRTVEPVVGKCRLSTHLCFGNYKGRAVGPRRYAPMFPAFLDLHVDEIHLEMASREFAELELIGQIAQRMDAAVGIIDVKSYYVETAEDVASRVRACLQHAPAERLSFAPDCGLSQTARWAAKQKLKNLVAGVQRVRRDLGMRP